CTGTGGGCGACCCGGCGCATCAGGGGTTCCGGGCTCTCGCCGTGCACCAGCCGGTCCACGCCACGCTGCACCCACTGCCGCACCGGCTGGAAGGCGACCGCGATGACGGCGGTCACCACGATCCGGGGCGCGGACGATGCGTCGGGCAGCACCCGGTCGAGCACGGTGACCCCGGCGGCGTACCCGGCGATCACCCCGGCGGTCAACAGGTACCACACCAGGGCCCGCCGGACCGCCAACCGCAGGCCCCACATCTGCTGCCGGAGCACCACCACGGCGACCGCCGCCGGGAAGAACGCCTGCGAGGCGAGCATCAGCAGGGCGGGCACCGAGGCGGGCAGCACCGGCGGCAGCACGGTGACCAGGAACGCGAGGGTCAGCAGCGTACTACCCGCGGTCGCCCAGCCCATGCCGTGGCGCTGCTCCGGCGGGCCGTACCGCCAGCGCCAACCGCAGGCCGCCGCGGCGAGCAGACCGAGCAGTACCAGGGCGTACCCGGCCGGCTCGGCGAGCGCGGCGCGGACCGCCGTGGCGGCGGGCCCGAGCGGGACCAGCCCGCGCGGCGGCGGCGCGGTCAGCACGAGGACCGACGTCAGGGCCACGTACCCGAGGCCGACGGCGACCGCGACCCGCTCGACGCGGGTCGGCGGCCGTTCCGGCAGCAGCCACGGCATCACCACGACCAGCGCGTACAGACCGGGAACCCAGGCCCAGTGGTGCGCGGACAGCAGCCAGTACGGGCCGGTGGACAGCAGGCCCCACTGGGCGGCGAACGCGGACAGGGATCCGCCGACCGCGGCGGCCGCGACGATCCACCCGGCGAGCCGGCCGCCGGTCCGCCGCCGGCTCAGCACGAGCCAGGCGACGCCGCCGTAGACGATCCCGTCCATGAGGTCCACCAGCGAGTACAGCTGGGTGTCGGTGAACGCGGGCAGCGCGACACACCAGGCGAGGATCGCGCCGGTGGTGCACCCGACGGTGACGGCGAGGACCACCCAGGCGGCGATCCGGTCGGACGTGCGGGGAGTCGACATGGTCCCTCCACTGTGTCGATCGTCGCCGGCAGCCGCAGATCACCGTTCGGCCGTTCGGATGATCCCGGGTGTCCCGGCCGGAACGGGACACCGGTCCCTGGTGACCGGGACGGCGCGGCCCGTTGACTGTCGGTCATGACCTCTCTTCCGGACCACATCCCGGCCCACGTCAAGGGTTCCTACATCAACTGCGACCAGTACGCCCGTGAGGCGCGGCTCACCCCGCCGCCGGCCGCCGACCACTTCCCGGCCCACGTCAAGAACTCGTACGTCAACTGCTACGAGTACGCCCGTGAGGCGCGGCTCACCCCGCCGCCGGCCGCCGACCACTTCCCGGCCCACGTCAAGAACTCGTACCCGACCTGCCAGGAGATGGTGCGGACGGTGCAGCTCACCGCCGCGCCCGCAGCGGCATGACGACGCTGCACGCCCCCACCCGGCTCGCCGGCACTTGGCGGGAGTGGCTCGCCGAGAACCTGGCCATGGGTGCCTCCGTCGAGGAGGCGCGGGCGGCCGCCGTCGCCGGGTGCGGGGACGCCGACGCCGTCGACGCGGAACTGGCGGAACTCACCGACCATCCGTACTTCGCCGTGTGTCGCCGGCTCGCGCTGCGCTACGACTGGATGGAGTCCGTGCTGGACACGTACCGGTCGCTGCGCAACAGCGACGGGGGACGGACCCTGGAGCACCGCGCGGACCTCACCCCGGAGGAGTTCTTCTCCCGGTACTACTTCGGGAACCGCCCGGTCGTGCTCGACGGCATGATGACGGACTGGCCCGCCCTCGACTGGACGCTGGAGAGCCTGGCCACGGCGTGCGGCGACGCCCAGGTCGAGGTGATGACCGGTCGGGACGCCAACCCGGACCACGCCTGGCAGTACGACCGGCACCGCACCACCATGTCGTTCCGCGACTACCTGGCGGCCCTCGGCTCCGGCGTCCGCACCAACGACTACTACATGGTCCCCCGCAACGAGAACTGGTCCGGGCCGCTGCGGCCACTCGCCGCCGACGTGCGGCACCCGGCGGGCATCGTGGATCCGACGGCCGTCGGACACCTGCTGCTCGGTCCGGCCGGCACGGTCACGCCGCTGCACGTGGACAACAGCAGCGTGCTGCTCTGCCAGGTGTTCGGCCGCAAGCACGTCCGGCTCGTGCCGTCGTACGAACGACACCTCGTCTACCCCCGGGGCGGCACGTTCAGCGCGGTCGACGCGGCCAACCCGGACCCCGTCCGGCACCCGCGGTTCGCCGAGGCGACCGTGCTGGAAACCGTCCTGGAACCCGGTCAGATGCTGCTCGTCCCGGTGGGCTGGTGGCACTGGGTGGAGGCGCTGGACGTGAGCGCCACGGTCACGTTCCACCACTTCTGCACGCCGGGGCAGAACCACAAGATGGCGACCCCGCCCGCCGCCGGCCAGGACGACTGACCGGTACTCGACCGGGAACGCGTCACCGGACACCCCGTCGCACCCGTGACGGGGTGTCCGCGTACCCGTGTCCATCGTGGAGCTGGTCCGGCCGGAACCGAGCGGACGGTAGTGCATCAGCGCACGATTACGTATCCTGCCCAAGGTGCTCGTACCGGAGCCCGGTACGTCGGGCGGTGCTGCCCGGCCGGCTGCCGGCGCCACTCCTGCTACACCCTCCGGGCGAGGTGCTGATTGAACTCCCGCGACTGGCCGATCCGCACCAAGCTGACCGCGCTGGTCGTCGTCCCGGTGGCCGCCCTGCTGACACTGTGGATCTTCGCCACCACCCTGGCTCTCGGCCCCGCTCTCGACCTGCTCGCCGCCGGCACCCTGCTGCGGGAGCTCGGCATGCCCGCCGACCGGGTGGTGGTCGAGCTGCAACGGGAGCGCCGGCTTTCGGTGATCCAGCTCGCCAGCGCCGGCGAGGTGGCCGAACTGCGCGACCAACGGCCGCGGACCGACCGGGCAGTGGCCGAGCTGCGACAACGGGCCGGCAGCAAGGACCTGCGGGACGCCGCCGACGACCTGGTCGACGCCCGCGTCGACCGGCTCTTCACCGCCCTGGAAGGGCTCCCCGCCGGCCGACAGCTCATCGACCGGCGGCAGCTGGACCGGGCCAGCGCGCACGGTCTCTACACCGGAATGCTCACCGCGACGTTCCAGACCTTCTCCGCCATGGCTGCCCTACCGGACCGTGGCCTGAACCGGCAGGCGCGGGCGCTGAGCTCGCTCGGGCATGCCCGCGACCTGCTCGGCCAGACCGACTCGCTGGCGGCCGGCGCGTTCGCCGCCGGCCGGTTCGCCCGGGGCGAGCACGCCGCGCTCGTGCAGACCATCGGCCAGCACCGGTACGCCACCGCGATCGCCGTCGACGACCTGCCGGGCCCCACCCGTAGCGCCTTCCACCACCTCATCGAGGGCGAGGACTTCCTCCGGCTACGGCAGATGCAGGACGAACTGATCGCCGCCGACCCGGACGCCCCGCCGCCGGTGGACGCGCGGACCTGGCAGGCCACCCACGACGTCGTCCAGCGCCACCTGCGTGACTTCGAGCTGGCCGAGGCGAAGGCGCTCACCGAGCGGTCGGT
The nucleotide sequence above comes from Micromonospora pallida. Encoded proteins:
- a CDS encoding sensor histidine kinase, producing the protein MSTPRTSDRIAAWVVLAVTVGCTTGAILAWCVALPAFTDTQLYSLVDLMDGIVYGGVAWLVLSRRRTGGRLAGWIVAAAAVGGSLSAFAAQWGLLSTGPYWLLSAHHWAWVPGLYALVVVMPWLLPERPPTRVERVAVAVGLGYVALTSVLVLTAPPPRGLVPLGPAATAVRAALAEPAGYALVLLGLLAAAACGWRWRYGPPEQRHGMGWATAGSTLLTLAFLVTVLPPVLPASVPALLMLASQAFFPAAVAVVVLRQQMWGLRLAVRRALVWYLLTAGVIAGYAAGVTVLDRVLPDASSAPRIVVTAVIAVAFQPVRQWVQRGVDRLVHGESPEPLMRRVAHSLDSSAELGPVIAAALRLAEVLVTADGPEPPPRAGGTPVTVPLTSGGRQVGYLHAWPRPGELLGGRVAEALTGLAPVVAAVVDLARTNEELTRSRRRLAEARDEERRALRRDLHDGLGPALSGIGLGLAATRNLLHRDPARADELLERLIAELTTRAEDVRDLAHGLLPPVLADGGLEPAVDTLRDQYARAGLDVAVHVPVPLDPLPGSVATAAYGVTAEAVRNVHRHAGVDHCTVTLDRRPDLLRIIVTDHGQGPPVGPTRGVGLHAMRERADGIGGTLTVGPADPRGTMVRLTIPLELS
- a CDS encoding cupin-like domain-containing protein; translated protein: MTTLHAPTRLAGTWREWLAENLAMGASVEEARAAAVAGCGDADAVDAELAELTDHPYFAVCRRLALRYDWMESVLDTYRSLRNSDGGRTLEHRADLTPEEFFSRYYFGNRPVVLDGMMTDWPALDWTLESLATACGDAQVEVMTGRDANPDHAWQYDRHRTTMSFRDYLAALGSGVRTNDYYMVPRNENWSGPLRPLAADVRHPAGIVDPTAVGHLLLGPAGTVTPLHVDNSSVLLCQVFGRKHVRLVPSYERHLVYPRGGTFSAVDAANPDPVRHPRFAEATVLETVLEPGQMLLVPVGWWHWVEALDVSATVTFHHFCTPGQNHKMATPPAAGQDD